The Sphaerospermopsis torques-reginae ITEP-024 genome has a window encoding:
- a CDS encoding RDD family protein gives MHLFNRIKFSTPESVELEFTLAGIGSRAWALIIDYQILALSLALFIAVWAFISNQLYDIGSEIFGSGFGLWMTAIAFLILFFIYTGYFVFFETLWQGQTPGKRIAKIRVVRDDGRPLGLQQAALRALLRPIDETLFIGAFLIMFSKSEKRLGDLVAGTIVIQTQQVNKSANLTISDEAKSFYISLQKISDLSQLLPDDFAIIREYLQRRNGMSKKARSSLSLKLSEQVKSIINLTILPVEISADVFLEAVYLAYQQPEF, from the coding sequence ATGCACCTTTTCAACAGAATCAAATTCAGCACCCCGGAAAGCGTTGAGTTAGAATTTACCTTAGCTGGTATAGGAAGTCGAGCTTGGGCGTTAATTATTGACTATCAGATTTTGGCTTTAAGTTTAGCTCTGTTTATCGCAGTCTGGGCATTTATTTCTAATCAATTATATGATATTGGTTCAGAGATTTTTGGCTCTGGTTTTGGTTTATGGATGACTGCGATCGCTTTCCTGATTCTTTTCTTTATTTACACAGGTTATTTTGTTTTTTTTGAAACTCTCTGGCAAGGACAAACCCCTGGTAAACGTATTGCCAAAATTCGTGTAGTGCGAGATGATGGCAGACCTTTGGGTTTACAACAAGCTGCACTTAGGGCTTTACTGCGTCCTATTGATGAAACTTTGTTTATTGGCGCTTTTTTAATTATGTTTAGTAAAAGTGAAAAGCGTCTTGGTGATTTAGTCGCAGGAACTATAGTAATTCAAACCCAACAAGTTAATAAATCTGCCAATCTTACTATTTCAGATGAGGCCAAGTCATTTTATATCAGTTTACAAAAAATCTCTGATTTATCTCAATTATTGCCTGATGATTTTGCCATTATTCGTGAGTATTTACAACGCCGCAATGGAATGTCTAAAAAAGCTCGGTCTTCTTTATCACTAAAATTATCCGAACAGGTAAAATCTATTATAAATTTAACAATTTTACCTGTTGAAATTTCCGCTGATGTGTTTCTAGAAGCTGTTTATTTAGCCTATCAACAACCTGAATTTTAG
- a CDS encoding DUF975 domain-containing protein, whose product MSDNLGYTSNAEPLSIGNVVSAGVRLYRSHLKEYFLLALKAYLWVLIPVYGWAKFYALSALIGRLAFGDLVNQPESVHSGERFVNSRLWKFFGTLILMFFIGVGIGIGFLIVGSLLLGIVAAVLGVQNGNISNIGIFVLIAILVSVVGIVGTVWLGTRFYVVDLPLAIEENVDATSTIQRSWELTKGYVGRIFIISFVALLITLPLQILIQIITTVIQLIFTTLLADGSPVFSLIFIVLFLGIIISSNAAILPFLQTVKAVIYYDLRSRREGLGLELRDREI is encoded by the coding sequence ATGTCTGACAACTTGGGTTATACCAGTAATGCTGAACCATTAAGTATTGGTAATGTAGTCAGTGCCGGTGTACGTTTGTATCGTTCTCACCTCAAAGAATATTTTTTGTTGGCGTTAAAGGCTTATCTTTGGGTACTTATACCAGTTTATGGCTGGGCAAAGTTTTATGCTTTATCAGCTTTGATTGGTCGTTTGGCCTTTGGTGATTTGGTGAATCAACCAGAAAGTGTTCATTCGGGTGAGCGGTTTGTTAATTCCCGCCTTTGGAAGTTTTTTGGGACATTGATCTTAATGTTTTTTATCGGTGTTGGTATTGGTATCGGTTTTTTAATTGTAGGGAGTTTGTTGCTGGGTATTGTGGCTGCGGTTTTAGGAGTACAAAATGGCAATATTTCTAATATCGGGATTTTTGTGTTGATAGCGATTTTAGTCAGTGTTGTTGGTATTGTGGGGACTGTCTGGTTGGGAACTAGATTTTATGTAGTGGATCTACCCCTAGCTATTGAAGAAAATGTTGATGCTACTTCTACTATTCAACGCAGTTGGGAGTTAACTAAAGGCTATGTGGGCAGAATATTTATAATTTCTTTTGTAGCCCTTTTAATCACATTGCCACTGCAAATTTTAATACAGATTATTACAACTGTGATTCAGCTAATTTTCACAACCCTATTAGCTGATGGTTCTCCGGTTTTTTCTTTGATATTTATTGTTTTATTTCTAGGTATAATTATATCTAGTAATGCTGCAATTTTACCTTTTTTACAAACTGTCAAAGCTGTAATTTACTATGACCTAAGAAGTCGGCGTGAGGGTTTAGGTTTGGAGTTACGTGACCGAGAAATTTAA
- a CDS encoding stage II sporulation protein M, which produces MNIKRWIGRREENWQRLDSLLRKVEQKKLKSLKSGEIRELASLYRSVAADLARARTQEVGNTLIQSLQSLTTRAYTQIYQGSRKQEWQAAVEFYRFGFPAVVQQTFPYIAAATALFIFGGLVAWWYAWQDPSFMSLIVPNQIISQVRDKGELWMGSIVGIEPLASSNIMINNISVSFVAVAGGITAGLYTIYIMIFNGLLIGAVATLVGQNNLAYPFWAFVFPHGALELPAIFFAGGAGLLIAKAIVFPGKYRRRDAINYYSSLAAQLVFGIVPMLIIAGIIEGFFSPNPMIPDPIKYLAGMGLFIFLVLYCNRKNKLVKG; this is translated from the coding sequence ATGAATATTAAACGTTGGATCGGCAGACGAGAGGAAAATTGGCAACGTCTAGATTCTCTATTACGGAAAGTAGAACAAAAAAAGTTAAAATCTCTCAAATCTGGGGAAATTAGAGAGTTAGCCAGCTTATATCGTTCCGTAGCCGCAGATTTAGCCCGCGCTCGTACCCAGGAAGTAGGGAATACTTTAATTCAAAGTTTACAATCCCTCACAACTCGCGCCTATACTCAAATTTATCAGGGTTCACGCAAACAAGAATGGCAAGCAGCGGTAGAATTTTACCGTTTTGGATTTCCGGCTGTAGTGCAGCAAACATTTCCATACATAGCCGCCGCCACAGCTTTATTTATCTTCGGTGGTTTAGTCGCTTGGTGGTATGCTTGGCAAGATCCCAGTTTTATGTCGCTGATAGTACCAAATCAGATAATTTCCCAAGTCAGAGATAAAGGTGAGTTATGGATGGGTTCTATTGTCGGTATTGAACCTTTAGCATCCAGCAATATTATGATTAATAATATTTCCGTTTCTTTCGTTGCTGTTGCTGGAGGAATTACCGCCGGGTTATACACAATTTATATAATGATATTTAACGGTTTATTAATTGGTGCAGTTGCTACTTTAGTCGGTCAAAATAATCTCGCTTATCCATTTTGGGCGTTTGTATTTCCTCACGGTGCTTTGGAATTACCCGCTATCTTTTTCGCAGGTGGAGCAGGACTTTTAATAGCCAAAGCAATTGTATTTCCTGGTAAATATCGCCGTCGGGATGCAATTAACTATTATAGTTCTCTAGCTGCACAATTAGTATTTGGAATTGTGCCGATGTTAATTATAGCTGGAATTATTGAAGGTTTTTTCTCACCTAATCCCATGATTCCAGACCCGATTAAATATTTAGCAGGAATGGGATTATTTATATTTTTAGTGCTGTATTGTAATCGTAAAAATAAATTGGTTAAGGGATAA
- a CDS encoding DUF58 domain-containing protein, protein MIPSKKVYFLLGLAIAVSPILSMIVGIYQSIALTLVFDAVVLGLMVIDSLKVRKSRVKISRELPSRLSIGRDNPVVLKLESGNTRNTNSIIQIRDYYPTEFAVSTSTLSINLSANNTQEITYTVQPNQRGDFPWGNIQVRQLGNWGLGWDDWQIPQNTRVKVYADLMGLRSLSIRLTLQSSGSIRKVRQMGIGTEFAELRNYRSGDDLRFVDWKATARRAYGNTGPLVRVLEPEQEQTLLILLDRGRLMTAKVQGLQRFDWGLNTTLSLALAGLHRGDRVGVAVFDRQVHTWIPPERGQHHLNQLIDRLTPIEPVLLESDYLGAVTHVVQQQTRRALVVVITDLVDITASSELLAALCKLAPRYLPFCVTLRDPQVDQIAHTFTDDITTAYTRAVSLDLLAQRQVAFAQLKQKGVLVLDAPANQISDQLVERYLQLKARNQL, encoded by the coding sequence ATGATTCCATCTAAAAAAGTTTATTTTTTATTAGGTTTAGCAATTGCTGTATCACCCATTTTATCTATGATTGTGGGTATTTACCAAAGCATCGCTTTAACTTTGGTATTTGATGCTGTGGTTTTAGGATTGATGGTTATTGATAGTTTAAAAGTGAGAAAATCTCGCGTTAAGATTAGTCGGGAATTACCCTCACGTTTATCTATTGGTCGTGATAATCCAGTAGTATTAAAATTAGAATCGGGAAATACAAGAAATACAAATAGTATTATTCAAATTCGTGATTACTATCCGACAGAGTTTGCTGTTTCTACGTCTACTCTCAGCATTAATCTTTCTGCAAATAATACCCAAGAGATAACTTACACTGTACAACCAAACCAAAGGGGAGATTTTCCGTGGGGAAATATTCAAGTACGACAGTTGGGAAATTGGGGGTTAGGGTGGGATGATTGGCAAATTCCCCAAAATACACGAGTGAAAGTGTATGCTGATTTAATGGGGTTGCGATCGCTCTCGATTCGTCTGACATTACAATCATCTGGTTCTATCCGCAAAGTTCGTCAAATGGGTATAGGAACAGAATTTGCAGAACTGCGGAACTATCGCAGCGGTGATGATTTGCGGTTTGTCGATTGGAAAGCTACCGCTAGACGTGCCTATGGTAACACAGGTCCATTAGTCAGAGTTTTAGAACCAGAACAGGAACAAACTTTACTGATTTTACTAGATCGTGGGCGATTGATGACCGCCAAAGTCCAGGGTTTACAGCGATTTGACTGGGGTTTAAATACTACATTATCCTTAGCATTGGCTGGTTTACACCGGGGCGATCGCGTTGGTGTAGCTGTATTTGATCGTCAAGTACACACCTGGATACCCCCAGAACGGGGACAACATCACCTTAATCAACTAATTGATCGACTCACACCTATTGAACCAGTATTATTAGAATCTGATTATTTAGGCGCTGTCACTCATGTAGTCCAACAGCAAACCCGCAGGGCGCTAGTAGTGGTAATTACTGACTTAGTTGATATTACTGCTTCTTCAGAACTTCTGGCAGCACTCTGCAAATTAGCACCCCGTTATTTACCCTTTTGTGTCACCCTCCGCGATCCCCAAGTTGACCAAATAGCACACACTTTTACTGACGATATCACAACAGCTTATACTCGTGCAGTATCTCTAGATTTATTAGCACAAAGACAAGTTGCTTTTGCCCAATTAAAACAAAAAGGTGTTTTGGTTCTTGATGCACCAGCAAATCAAATTTCTGATCAATTAGTTGAACGATATTTGCAACTTAAAGCCAGAAATCAACTTTAG
- a CDS encoding DUF4344 domain-containing metallopeptidase, giving the protein MSYLLKYLKPISFKLKIFLLVSILALGIIVISINPLVKQTPVKLVGNTNEIIRNSNNSNNVDAKGKFQVVYTPLQRKDSIKKQERLQKYQSFEKLAQKLNRIFMMPNDVKIILGDCGAVNAYYKPSEHSITLCYELIDKFTDVFINYYQYRELNINEPEIVNKVNRRVAGTTVFTFFHELGHTLIEELDLPVTGKEEDTVDEFSTILLSESGQEFAALASAIQFGLSGNREMESVSQDLSFWDEHSLNYQRFYNIICLVYGKSPQEYDVLVENIGIPPERQTTCRIDYNKKLKAWRTLLSPHLREGVNLL; this is encoded by the coding sequence ATGTCTTACCTATTGAAATATTTAAAACCAATTAGTTTTAAACTAAAAATTTTCCTGTTAGTCAGTATTTTAGCTTTAGGTATAATTGTTATTTCTATCAATCCTCTTGTTAAGCAAACGCCAGTTAAATTAGTTGGCAATACTAATGAAATAATTAGGAACAGTAATAATAGTAATAATGTAGATGCTAAAGGAAAATTTCAAGTAGTTTATACTCCTTTACAGCGGAAAGATTCTATTAAAAAACAAGAAAGATTACAAAAATATCAATCATTTGAAAAATTAGCTCAAAAGCTAAATAGAATTTTCATGATGCCCAATGATGTGAAAATTATTTTGGGTGACTGTGGTGCTGTCAACGCCTATTATAAACCTTCTGAACATAGTATTACTCTTTGTTATGAATTAATAGATAAATTTACAGATGTATTTATAAACTACTATCAATACAGGGAATTGAATATTAATGAACCGGAAATAGTTAATAAAGTTAATCGTCGGGTAGCAGGTACAACTGTTTTCACTTTTTTCCATGAATTAGGACATACACTCATCGAAGAATTAGATTTACCTGTAACTGGTAAGGAAGAAGATACAGTTGATGAATTTTCGACAATTTTATTATCAGAATCAGGACAAGAATTTGCAGCTTTAGCTTCTGCTATTCAATTTGGTTTATCTGGAAATCGGGAAATGGAAAGTGTAAGTCAAGATTTATCTTTTTGGGATGAACACTCTTTGAATTATCAGAGATTTTATAATATTATTTGTTTGGTTTATGGTAAAAGCCCACAAGAGTATGATGTTTTGGTAGAAAATATAGGTATCCCACCAGAAAGACAAACTACTTGCCGAATAGATTACAATAAAAAGCTGAAGGCTTGGCGAACTTTATTAAGTCCTCATTTAAGAGAAGGAGTCAATTTATTATAA